One genomic window of Caballeronia sp. SBC1 includes the following:
- a CDS encoding ABC transporter substrate-binding protein, with translation MKATLVRTGLTGIAGLTLAAASLFAATAHAADTISVVTFGGAYEAAAKKAFFEPFTAATGIGFSTESYDGGLAKLSAMEQAKNPTWDLIDLESNDAITGCDEGLLRKIDRKSLGNTSEFIPGSIMDCAVAAMVWSTVYAYDTTKLKTPPTTINDFFDLKKYPGKRGLRKSPKVTLEWALLADGVKPADVYKVLGTPAGVDRAFKKLDTIKPSIVWWEAGAQPPQLLSDGAVVMTQAYNGRIDDAVHKDHKPFESVWDGQVYDFEWWGIPMGAKNGDAAAKFIVSASSAKSYADLTKYIAYAPPRKDAIPLIAKDRLNDLPTAPANFKHALQINASFWADNADQINKRFQVWLTQ, from the coding sequence ATGAAAGCAACACTCGTTCGAACCGGTCTGACGGGCATCGCCGGACTCACCCTCGCAGCGGCAAGCCTGTTCGCCGCCACCGCGCATGCAGCCGATACCATCTCGGTCGTGACCTTCGGCGGCGCTTATGAAGCCGCGGCCAAGAAAGCGTTCTTCGAGCCGTTCACGGCTGCGACCGGCATCGGCTTCTCGACTGAATCGTACGATGGCGGCCTCGCCAAGCTGTCCGCGATGGAACAGGCCAAGAACCCGACATGGGATCTTATCGACCTTGAATCCAACGACGCCATCACCGGTTGCGACGAAGGCCTGCTTCGCAAGATCGACCGCAAGTCGCTGGGCAACACCAGCGAATTCATCCCCGGCTCGATCATGGATTGTGCGGTAGCCGCCATGGTGTGGTCGACCGTGTACGCCTACGACACGACCAAGCTCAAAACCCCGCCGACCACGATCAACGACTTCTTCGACCTGAAGAAATACCCCGGAAAACGCGGCTTGCGCAAATCGCCGAAGGTAACGCTCGAATGGGCGTTGCTCGCCGACGGCGTGAAGCCCGCCGACGTGTACAAGGTGCTCGGCACGCCAGCCGGCGTCGACCGGGCGTTCAAGAAACTCGACACGATCAAGCCGAGCATTGTCTGGTGGGAAGCCGGCGCGCAGCCGCCGCAATTGCTCTCCGACGGCGCGGTGGTCATGACGCAGGCCTATAACGGCCGCATTGACGACGCGGTGCACAAGGACCACAAGCCGTTCGAATCCGTGTGGGACGGCCAGGTCTATGACTTCGAATGGTGGGGCATTCCGATGGGCGCGAAGAACGGCGACGCCGCGGCGAAGTTCATCGTTTCCGCCTCGAGCGCAAAAAGCTACGCAGACCTGACGAAGTACATTGCTTACGCGCCGCCGCGCAAGGACGCAATTCCCCTGATTGCGAAGGATCGTCTGAACGACTTGCCGACGGCCCCCGCGAACTTCAAGCATGCACTTCAGATCAACGCGAGCTTCTGGGCGGATAACGCCGACCAGATCAACAAGCGCTTCCAGGTCTGGCTGACACAGTAA